A region from the Kribbella shirazensis genome encodes:
- a CDS encoding acetate/propionate family kinase has translation MSEHVLVINAGSSSLKYSLMDTGSGDAVASGLVEKIGEDQSHHVHHGPSGDAEDDQAVADHEAALEAAVRAFEKHGPALDSVDIVAVGHRVVHGGDRFAEPALVDNDLIAAVNDLVPLAPLHNPANLEGIEVARRLFPDLPHVAVFDTAFHQTLPPYAYTYAVPASWLDDYGIRRYGFHGTSHAFVSEQAARLLDRDPGEVNVIVLHLGNGCSATAVRAGKSVDTSMGMTPLEGLVMGTRSGDLDPAIHGHLARVADRTAEETDRALNKESGLKGLTGVNDFREVSRRRADGDESAQLAFDVYCYRLKKYIGAYYAVLGTVDAIVFTAGVGQNSAEVRAAALDGLESLGIHLDPARNADLGGVLAGAFVSTDDSPVAVLVIPTNEEWQIARQAVEVLSR, from the coding sequence ATGAGCGAGCACGTGCTGGTGATCAACGCGGGATCGTCATCGCTCAAGTACAGCCTGATGGACACAGGCTCGGGCGACGCCGTCGCGAGCGGGCTGGTCGAGAAGATCGGTGAGGACCAGAGCCATCACGTGCATCACGGGCCGTCGGGGGATGCCGAGGACGATCAGGCCGTGGCCGATCACGAGGCCGCGCTGGAGGCCGCGGTCCGGGCGTTCGAGAAGCACGGTCCTGCACTCGACTCGGTGGACATCGTCGCGGTCGGGCATCGTGTCGTGCACGGCGGTGACAGGTTCGCGGAGCCTGCGCTGGTGGACAACGACCTGATCGCGGCGGTGAACGACCTCGTGCCGCTCGCTCCGTTGCACAACCCCGCGAATCTCGAGGGCATCGAGGTCGCCCGGCGCCTCTTCCCTGACCTTCCGCATGTCGCCGTCTTCGACACCGCGTTCCATCAGACGTTGCCGCCGTACGCCTACACCTACGCGGTGCCGGCGTCCTGGCTGGACGACTACGGCATCAGGAGGTACGGGTTCCACGGCACGTCGCACGCCTTCGTGTCCGAGCAGGCGGCACGGCTGCTCGACCGCGATCCCGGCGAGGTGAACGTGATCGTGCTGCACCTCGGCAACGGGTGCTCCGCGACCGCCGTCCGCGCGGGGAAGTCCGTCGACACGTCGATGGGCATGACGCCGCTGGAGGGCCTGGTCATGGGAACGCGGTCAGGTGACCTCGATCCGGCGATCCACGGGCATCTCGCGCGCGTCGCGGACCGGACCGCCGAGGAGACAGACCGCGCGCTCAACAAGGAGTCCGGGCTGAAGGGCCTGACCGGCGTCAACGACTTCCGTGAGGTGTCGCGGCGCCGGGCGGACGGTGACGAGTCGGCGCAGCTCGCGTTCGACGTGTACTGCTACCGGCTCAAGAAGTACATCGGCGCGTACTACGCCGTACTCGGGACCGTCGACGCGATCGTCTTCACCGCGGGCGTCGGCCAGAACTCCGCGGAGGTCCGCGCCGCCGCCCTCGACGGACTGGAGTCGCTCGGCATCCACCTCGACCCGGCGCGCAACGCCGACCTCGGCGGAGTTCTGGCCGGCGCGTTCGTCTCCACCGACGACAGCCCGGTCGCGGTGCTGGTCATCCCCACCAACGAGGAGTGGCAGATCGCCCGCCAGGCCGTGGAGGTGCTGAGCCGGTAG
- a CDS encoding amino acid-binding protein — MDSLRTTLTGGTACEVCGRLPRPRRLRLTLAKLVAIAPVELALHAVVLAAHPPYLISVAVLASVTTALVIWVVEPSTMRLLRSWLHAPKVRPRQGIGTLWRIRVTLDDRAGSLEHITRRLADLETNILGLHVHPVDNGVRDELVVSTPDGITAADLEDAVEAGGGRETHVWPTTALALVDGQTKALSLSARVVADPAELPHAVAELLGAHLVTDRATLAGQLPYDGTILKVPSPWTGLFVFSRPGEPFTPAESARAHRLAELAEAAQTISR; from the coding sequence ATGGACTCGTTGCGTACGACGCTCACCGGTGGGACCGCCTGTGAGGTGTGTGGACGTTTGCCGCGACCACGGCGGTTGCGGTTGACGCTGGCGAAGCTGGTGGCGATCGCCCCGGTGGAGCTGGCGCTGCACGCGGTGGTGCTGGCCGCGCATCCGCCGTACCTGATCTCTGTCGCCGTGCTCGCGAGTGTGACGACGGCGCTGGTGATCTGGGTCGTCGAGCCGTCGACGATGCGGCTGCTGCGGTCGTGGCTGCATGCACCGAAGGTCCGGCCGCGGCAGGGGATCGGGACGCTGTGGCGGATCCGTGTGACGCTCGACGACCGCGCGGGATCGCTGGAGCACATCACCCGGCGGCTCGCCGACCTGGAGACCAACATCCTGGGGCTGCACGTCCATCCGGTCGACAACGGAGTACGCGACGAGCTGGTGGTCTCGACACCGGACGGGATCACGGCCGCCGACCTGGAGGACGCTGTCGAGGCGGGCGGTGGACGTGAGACGCACGTCTGGCCGACGACCGCGCTGGCGCTGGTCGACGGACAGACGAAGGCGCTGAGCCTGTCGGCGCGGGTCGTCGCGGACCCGGCCGAACTCCCGCACGCGGTCGCCGAGCTCCTCGGTGCGCACCTGGTCACCGACCGGGCGACGTTGGCCGGCCAGTTGCCGTACGACGGCACGATCCTGAAGGTCCCGTCACCGTGGACCGGGCTGTTCGTCTTCAGCCGGCCGGGCGAGCCGTTCACACCGGCGGAGTCCGCCCGCGCTCACCGGCTCGCCGAGCTGGCGGAGGCGGCGCAGACGATCAGCAGGTGA